The Stappia sp. genome window below encodes:
- a CDS encoding diguanylate cyclase gives MPKTASQSDIATQLRTVGARWVILAVVAGVLALGLALTAYVAGILNDTAREYQKNNALDRLSQLRARIEGEINATIYIAQGLVSFTAINMDLNQRQFAQFAAEIAAVDPNIKVIALAPDNVVRFIYPQTGNEKALGLDYRENAAQWPAVERVMRERRTIVAGPVDLVQGGHGLIARSPILVPSQELDARDGRAYWGLAAIVVDTDALFAQAGIMTEAGGYAYAIRGKDGLGAEGEMIFGDPALFDSDAVTLPVTLPTGSWQLASRPVRGWVRMSQEGSVAVVFGLALTLVMAALSGFVVRTQQRARALALHDDLTGLPNRRLLIDRMEQLASLSERTGIGFQVFFIDVNRFKPINDTFGHAVGDRVLREIGERLRAETRESDTIARIGGDEFVVVVPGLINHPATAGLAERLRGIVDEPLRIDEHTIVLRVSVGWATYPDDATSISDILALADQRMYREKDRAA, from the coding sequence TTGCCCAAGACGGCATCGCAATCGGATATCGCCACGCAGCTCCGGACCGTTGGGGCGCGATGGGTCATCCTTGCGGTGGTCGCCGGCGTGCTGGCCCTTGGACTGGCGCTGACCGCCTATGTCGCCGGCATTCTGAACGACACCGCGCGCGAGTATCAGAAGAACAACGCGCTCGACCGCCTGTCGCAGCTCCGGGCCCGGATCGAGGGCGAAATCAACGCCACGATCTACATCGCGCAGGGCCTCGTCAGTTTCACCGCCATCAACATGGACCTGAACCAGCGGCAGTTCGCGCAGTTCGCCGCCGAGATCGCCGCCGTCGATCCCAACATCAAGGTGATCGCGCTGGCGCCGGACAATGTGGTGCGTTTCATCTATCCCCAGACGGGGAACGAGAAGGCGCTCGGCCTCGACTATCGCGAGAACGCGGCGCAATGGCCGGCGGTCGAACGCGTGATGCGGGAGCGGCGGACCATCGTCGCCGGGCCGGTCGACCTGGTGCAGGGCGGGCACGGGCTGATCGCGCGCTCTCCCATCCTTGTGCCGAGCCAGGAACTCGACGCGCGGGACGGGCGCGCCTACTGGGGCCTGGCCGCCATCGTGGTCGACACCGATGCGCTGTTCGCGCAGGCCGGCATCATGACCGAGGCCGGGGGCTATGCCTACGCCATTCGCGGCAAGGACGGGCTCGGAGCCGAGGGGGAGATGATCTTCGGCGATCCGGCGCTGTTCGACAGCGATGCGGTGACCCTCCCCGTGACCCTGCCGACGGGGAGCTGGCAGCTGGCCAGCCGCCCGGTGCGCGGCTGGGTGCGCATGTCGCAGGAAGGAAGCGTCGCGGTCGTCTTCGGTCTCGCGCTGACGCTGGTGATGGCGGCGCTCTCCGGCTTCGTGGTGCGCACCCAGCAGAGGGCCCGCGCGCTCGCCCTTCATGACGATCTTACGGGGCTTCCCAACCGGCGGCTCCTGATCGACCGCATGGAGCAACTGGCGTCGCTGAGCGAGCGCACCGGCATCGGCTTTCAGGTCTTTTTCATCGACGTCAACAGGTTCAAGCCGATCAACGACACCTTCGGCCACGCGGTGGGCGATCGGGTTCTGCGCGAGATCGGGGAGCGCCTGCGCGCCGAGACCCGGGAGTCCGACACCATCGCCCGGATCGGCGGCGACGAATTCGTCGTCGTTGTGCCGGGGCTGATCAATCACCCCGCCACGGCGGGGCTTGCCGAGCGGCTGCGCGGCATCGTCGACGAGCCGCTGCGGATCGACGAACACACCATCGTGCTGCGTGTCAGCGTCGGTTGGGCGACCTATCCCGATGACGCAACGTCGATTTCGGATATTCTCGCGCTGGCCGATCAGCGCATGTATCGCGAGAAGGATCGCGCCGCCTGA